In Paenibacillus durus, the DNA window ATTCATTGAAGAATCCGCTCATATTTTTCGGGAAGCATTCTTTTCTGTTCTTATACGTTCATGTATTCATTATCTTTGTAATCACTCATTTAAGGCTGTATTCCATAAACATCTATATCATCTGGGCAGCGGTTTTGCTTACTACCTTTATCGGGATGACAGCCGTTCTATGGATCAATAAATATGTTGAAAAAATATTTGATTATAAGCTTGCCTGGATCGCTCTACTGATGCTCATCTTACTTGTGCCGGCTATCGTGCATTCTGTTGGATTCATTGTTTTGGCTGAGACTGTTCTGGGCATGGCCTTTGCTTGCAACTATAAAAAGCTGTCTCAGGTATTGACTCCAATCTTCACATTTACTCCGAAAAGCACAAATTTACAACCGGGCATGGAATAGAGTGTATGCGGCAAAAAAGAGGATTCTTGGCATTCGACAGAGCCCTTCGGACACGGTACAATGTTCCCAGGTATGTTCCGTACAGGAAACAGGGAGGTCTGTTATGTCAACGAAAGTGGTAAACCATATTACGGAGCTGATCGGAGATACTCCGGTTGTTCGCCTGAACCGTATAACCGGGCCGAATGATGCGGAGCTGTATGTTAAGCTTGAGCGGTTCAATCCGAGCGGCAGCGTCAAGGACCGGGCCGCGTACAATCTGATTCTGCAGGCCGAGAAGGATGGGCTGCTGAAACCGGGCGGCACCATTATCGAACCGACGAGCGGCAATACGGGAATCGGACTGGCGATGAATGCAGCAGCCAAGGGCTACCGCGCCATTATGGTCATGCCGGACAACATGACGAAGGAACGGATCAATCTGCTGAAGGCGTACGGAGCCGAAGTGGTGCTTACGCCGGCCGCCGAGCGGATGCCGGGAGCCATCGCCAAGGCGCTGGAGATCGGACAAGAAACCCCAGGAAGCTTTATCCCGCAGCAGTTCGAGAACAAGGCCAATCCCGACATCCACCGCACGACGACAGCGGTCGAGATTCTGGATCAAATGGAGGGTAAGCTGGACGCATTCGTTGCGACATCGGGTACCGGCGGAACCATTACGGGTACGGGAGAGACGCTGCGGGCGCATCTGCCCGATCTGCGCATTCTTGTAGTCGAGCCGAAGGGGTCGCCGGTATTGTCCGGCGGTGAGCCGGGGCCGCATAAGCTGGTCGGCACAAGCCCCGGGTTCGTGCCCTCCATTTTGAATACGGAAGTGTATGACGAGATTGTACAGGTGTCCGACGAGGACGCTCTGAATACCGTCCGGGCGATGGCGGCCAGGGAAGGAATCCTGATTGGCCCGTCCGGCGGCGCGGCGGTATGGACCGCCATGAGAGAGGCGGAAAGGCTGGGCAGCGGCAAACGTGTGCTCTGCATCGCCCCGGATTCGGGGGAGCGTTATTTGAGCATGGGGATTTTCTGACGCGGTATGCGTTTGAACAGGGCAAGGGTGATCAGGGTGATTATAGAAATCCCTTCCCGGAAGGAACCTTTCTTTGGACTATAAAATCGGCCGTTAAAGACATGATGACTATGATGCGAAATGAGGCCTGTATTTTGAAAACGATATTCCGCAAACTATGGATGGTTTCTCCCCCAATGCTCGGCGCGCTGCTTCTGTTCGCTGCCACGGCGAGCGCTCATGTCTCCATCGCTCCGGCGCAGTCGGCAGCGGGCGCATGGGAGACCTACACGCTGAAAGTACCTTCGGAAAAAGAATCGCCGACCGTTGGGCTGGATCTTCGCATCCCGCAGGGTGCGCAGTTTATGCAGTACGAGCCGGTTTCGGGGGGTGTCCCATAAGCCATAGTAATGGCTGCTGGGATGCTCTTTTTTTGAGGTGGGATTTAGGTGGGTGGACGGGGCCACCCGAATGGAAGTGAGACATTCTTCTTCAATTAAACCTGAAATTGTGCATCTTTTGGTCGCCTGAGAACACCTATTGTTAACACGCCTGCAAAAATGCAGGTTTGTTCCCGTTCAGCCTCAAATTCAGTCAGAACAGCCTCAAATCCCTGTATAATTGCAGGTTTTCCCTGTGAATAAACGTTCTTGATCGAAAAAAGCTGCACTTTAGCTGTTTTGCAATGACGCTGAACTAAAATCACAACAAACCTGACCTCGTCCCTTGATGTTAAAGCGATAGCCCTGATTCCTAACCTGGTTCGATGGAAGAATTGACGAATAGAAAAGCAGAAGCCAACAAGTCTCCAATAACCGAAAGACTTGCTGGCTTCTTCTCTTGTTTAGGAAGGCGGCCGTACCGCAGATATATCCACTTATTGGACAGCCCTCTCTTTTGCAAAAACGCTATCCTATACTGGTCTTACAATTCTTCCACTTCCCGCAGCCACAGCGAGGCGGAGGCGTCGCTTGGCATGCGCCAGTCTCCGCGCGGCGACAGGCTGACCGTGCCGACTTTCGGGCCGTCTGGCAGACAAGAGCGTTTGAACTGCTGGGTGAAGAAGCGGCTGTAGAACACGCGCATCCACTGTACCAACTGCTCTCTAGTGAAGCGATCACCGAATGCATGCTGCGCGAGATACAGAATTTTGGCGGGCGGAGCTCCCGTTCTTAGCATGTAGTACAGATAGAAATCATGCACATCGTATGGACCCAGAATGTCTTCCGTGAGCTGGGCGATCTCGCCATCCGGTGAAGGTGGCAGCAGCTCCGGACTGATTCCTGTGTCGATGATGTCGTACAGAAACTTGCTGGCGGTCTCGTCCGCTTCATGGTCGGCGTACCATTGGACAACATATTTGATCAGCGTCTTCGGAATCCCCGAATTGACGCCGTACATAGACATATGGTCGCCGTTATAGGTACACCAGCCGAGAGCAAGTTCGGACAGGTCGCCGGTCCCGATGACGATGCCGCCGTTCTTGTTGGCCAGATCCATCAGAATCTGCGTGCGCTCTCTGGCCTGAACATTCTCATAAGTCAGGTCGTGCACGTCCTTATCGTGACCGATGTCCGCAAAGTGCTGGAGGCAGGCGGCTTTGATGTCGACGACCATCATCGAAGCCCCCAGCGCCTTGATCAGGCCGACGGCGTTATCGTAGGTCCGGTTCGTCGTTCCGAACCCGGGCATTGTAACGGCAAGTACATCGCTGGCCGGACGGCCCAACAGCTCCATCGCCCTTACCGCGACAAGCAGCGCGAGCGTGGAATCAAGCCCGCCGGAAATGCCGATCACCGCCTGCTTGGTGCCGATGTGACGTATGCGCTTCATCAGGCCGGAGGTCTGTATCGACAGTATTTCCTGGCAGCGTTCGTTCCGCTTAAGCGGATTGCCCGGGACAAAGGGGTTCGCGGCCACTTCACGGGCCAGCTCCCGGGGATAATCGCTCTTGGGGACGGGATTCGCGAACGAAATCTCACGGTAATCACCGCCGCCCCGGCCGCCCCGGAAGGTCCCCATGGCCATGCGGGAATAATGGAGTCTCGGAATGTCGATATCGGCGATGGTGATCCGGCTCTCATGGGTGAACCGGTCGGATTCAGCCAGCATCTGTCCGTTCTCGGCGATGAGGGAGTGGCCGCCGAAGACGACATCCGTTGTCGATTCGCCGGTATTGCAGCCGGCATAGACGTATCCGGCCACGCAGGAAGCGGATTGCCCCGAGACAAGCTGCCGCCGATAATCCGCTTTGCCGACAAGTTCGTTGCTGGCGGACGGATTGAACAGCAGCACTGCTCCCGCCTGGGCCAGACGGCTGCTCGGCGGAATGGGAACCCACAGATCCTCGCAGATTTCCACGCCGAAGGCCAGATTGGAATTCTCGCCACAGACAAACATAAGATCGCTGCCGATCGGGATTGCGGCTCCGCCGATGCGCAGCTCCGTAGTTTCCAACTCTTCGGCTCCGGCAAACCAGCGGGGCTCGTAGAACTCACTATAACCGGGAATGCAGGTCTTGGGTACAATCCCGAGAATGCTTCCGCTCTGTATAACGGCGGCGCAATTATAGAGCCGGCCTCTGATGTCGATGGGCAGACCGGCAATGACAACCATGCTCAGGTCTGCAGTTTTGGCGGCGATTGCGAGCAGAGCCTCCAGGGCTGAATCAAGCAGCCGGCGCTGCATGAACAAATCCGCGCAGGTATAGCCGGTGATGCACAGCTCCGGCAGAACAAGGTATTCCACCCGCTGCTTGTCAGCTTGCTCAATCACTTCGATAATTTTATTGGCATTAAACGCACAGTCGGCTACCCGTAGTTCAGGGGAGGCGGCGGCGACTCTTGAGAAACCGAAATTCAGCAATGGGTTCACCTATCCTCTTTATATGAGTGTAATTTTCTTTGTCATAAATTTAGCACAATAAGGAATCGTGTCAATATTGGCTAGATTCAGCATTCTCCTTGACCAAAACTCTCAAAAAACTTGGTCGCCAAGGTAGACGCATATTTTCCTTTCATCATAATGGCGGCAATACGCGTGCGCAATGAATCGCTGTTGATTTCTTTGTAGAGCAGATTGCCGCTGCTCACAAGTCCAAAGGCGGATTTCGGGATAATACCGATCCCAAGGCCCGCGTTGGCCCACAGCAGCGTCGTCCGGGCATCATCGTTCATACAGAACAGCAGCGGCTCGAAGCCGTGCTCCAGGCAGGCATCGGTAATGAGCTGCTCGAACCGGCGGTAGATAATGAGAGGCTTGTCCTCCAGTTCGCCTAGATCAATCATGGCATGGCCGGGTTTAAAGTC includes these proteins:
- the cysK gene encoding cysteine synthase A gives rise to the protein MSTKVVNHITELIGDTPVVRLNRITGPNDAELYVKLERFNPSGSVKDRAAYNLILQAEKDGLLKPGGTIIEPTSGNTGIGLAMNAAAKGYRAIMVMPDNMTKERINLLKAYGAEVVLTPAAERMPGAIAKALEIGQETPGSFIPQQFENKANPDIHRTTTAVEILDQMEGKLDAFVATSGTGGTITGTGETLRAHLPDLRILVVEPKGSPVLSGGEPGPHKLVGTSPGFVPSILNTEVYDEIVQVSDEDALNTVRAMAAREGILIGPSGGAAVWTAMREAERLGSGKRVLCIAPDSGERYLSMGIF
- a CDS encoding NAD(+) synthase, translated to MNPLLNFGFSRVAAASPELRVADCAFNANKIIEVIEQADKQRVEYLVLPELCITGYTCADLFMQRRLLDSALEALLAIAAKTADLSMVVIAGLPIDIRGRLYNCAAVIQSGSILGIVPKTCIPGYSEFYEPRWFAGAEELETTELRIGGAAIPIGSDLMFVCGENSNLAFGVEICEDLWVPIPPSSRLAQAGAVLLFNPSASNELVGKADYRRQLVSGQSASCVAGYVYAGCNTGESTTDVVFGGHSLIAENGQMLAESDRFTHESRITIADIDIPRLHYSRMAMGTFRGGRGGGDYREISFANPVPKSDYPRELAREVAANPFVPGNPLKRNERCQEILSIQTSGLMKRIRHIGTKQAVIGISGGLDSTLALLVAVRAMELLGRPASDVLAVTMPGFGTTNRTYDNAVGLIKALGASMMVVDIKAACLQHFADIGHDKDVHDLTYENVQARERTQILMDLANKNGGIVIGTGDLSELALGWCTYNGDHMSMYGVNSGIPKTLIKYVVQWYADHEADETASKFLYDIIDTGISPELLPPSPDGEIAQLTEDILGPYDVHDFYLYYMLRTGAPPAKILYLAQHAFGDRFTREQLVQWMRVFYSRFFTQQFKRSCLPDGPKVGTVSLSPRGDWRMPSDASASLWLREVEEL